In Drosophila miranda strain MSH22 chromosome Y unlocalized genomic scaffold, D.miranda_PacBio2.1 Contig_Y3_pilon, whole genome shotgun sequence, a single window of DNA contains:
- the LOC117194333 gene encoding probable cytochrome P450 12a4, mitochondrial: MLKVRSGLSIIQAQKAALSVSSPLRWQTTAAVAEPRNDAEWLQARPFDQIPSTTFLSTVRNFMPGGKYSKLDIVKLFEALQDDYGNILYLPGMMGGTSYLMTHNPKDFEVVFRNEGVWPHRPGSDTLRYHRKTHRKDLFQGVEGALPTQGKTWSDFRSAVNPVLMQPKNVRLYYKKMSQVNQEFVQRIKALRDIDTQKAPDDFLNVINRWTLESVSVVALDKQLGLLKESGDNDQAVLLFKYLDDFFELTADLEMKPSIWRYVKTPKLVKLMSADATAIHRVSTQPLPWPIYPRPQPLPPRAPSNQQQQQRQYKLQIP, from the exons ATGTTGAAAGTGCGCAGCGGTCTATCTATAATTCAGGCGCAAAAAGCAGCCCTCTCTGTCAGCAGTCCGCTG CGTTGGCAGACCACAGCAGCTGTAGCAGAGCCCAGAAATGATGCAGAGTGGCTACAAGCTCGTCCCTTTGATCAGATTCCTAGTACAACTTTTCTGTCTACTGTTCGGAATTTTATGCCTGGAGGAAAATATAGCAAACTGGACATTGTGAAATTGTTCGAAGCTTTGCAAGACGACTATGGAAACATATTATATTTACCAGGTATGATGGGAGGTACGTCATACCTGATGACTCACAATCCCAAGGACTTTGAGGTCGTGTTCCGGAACGAAGGAGTGTGGCCGCATCGGCCTGGCAGCGATACTCTTCGCTATCATCGGAAGACTCATAGAAAGGATCTCTTCCAGGGAGTGGAGGGAGCTTTACCCACACAAGGAAAAACCTGGAGCGACTTTCGATCGGCTGTAAATCCTGTCCTAATGCAGCCGAAGAACGTGCGGCTTTACTATAAGAAGATGTCCCAAGTGAACCAGGAGTTTGTGCAACG TATTAAAGCACTCCGTGATATCGATACCCAGAAAGCTCCAGATGATTTCTTAAACGTTATAAATCGGTGGACCCTCGAGTCAGTCTCTGTGGTGGCTCTGGACAAGCAGTTGGGACTGCTCAAAGAGTCGGGCGATAACGACCAGGCTGTGTTACTTTTCAAGTACCTGGACGatttttttgaattaacaGCCGATCTGGAGATGAAGCCCTCCATCTGGCGTTACGTTAAAACACCCAAGCTAGTGAAGCTAatgagcgccgacgccacagccatccatcgagtgagtacccagccattgccatggccgatttatccacggccacagccactcccccctcgagccccatcaaatcagcagcaacagcagcgccaatacAAACTGCAAATCCCGTAA